In Bythopirellula goksoeyrii, a single window of DNA contains:
- a CDS encoding RNA polymerase sigma factor, which yields MKFATTRRTEPLSASKSDEGMLAWADMQEATAVADACQQGDPIAQRRLYDVTHQNVYRLVVRMVGIQDAADVTQQVFLQAFRKISQFSGKSQIGTWMYRVAVNEALQHLRKRKRRQFEPLEQEPMDRSVTSRENMDDKELLERALGQLDPELRSAFLLREVEGLSYREIADALEIPEGTVGSRLNRARQELKLHLAQLGWEP from the coding sequence ATGAAATTTGCCACCACGCGAAGAACTGAACCTCTTTCCGCATCTAAAAGCGATGAAGGAATGCTCGCGTGGGCTGATATGCAAGAAGCTACAGCAGTCGCGGATGCTTGCCAACAAGGTGATCCAATTGCGCAACGTCGCCTTTACGACGTAACGCATCAGAATGTGTATCGCTTGGTGGTCCGTATGGTAGGCATTCAGGATGCCGCAGATGTCACTCAGCAAGTGTTTCTTCAGGCGTTTCGTAAGATTAGCCAGTTTTCTGGCAAATCCCAAATTGGCACCTGGATGTATCGAGTGGCTGTGAACGAAGCCTTGCAGCACCTTCGCAAGAGGAAGCGACGGCAATTTGAGCCTCTGGAACAGGAACCGATGGACCGTTCTGTAACTAGCCGCGAGAATATGGATGACAAAGAATTATTAGAGCGGGCGCTCGGGCAGTTGGATCCAGAATTGAGATCTGCCTTTCTGCTCCGCGAAGTGGAAGGGTTGTCGTATCGAGAGATAGCGGATGCGCTAGAGATTCCTGAGGGAACGGTCGGCTCCCGCTTAAATCGTGCTCGTCAGGAACTCAAACTTCATCTTGCTCAACTGGGTTGGGAGCCATAA
- a CDS encoding YHS domain-containing protein, producing the protein MPDLTTFAKHVQDVLSDAFREPHWTPEELERYMAEVELRRVAFENLADQLNQTVVRPRLEILAKQFPNTALLEEQQSHQSSCTFEYCDRFPAFATIEFSIEHDMRFETLFVHLRCRIVPVFVKFVEQDNLPLPSDSVEEEEVADWVEERLLEFLDTYMQLDAESDSEEELTTDPVCGMKILHSAAAGTESYYGHPYYFCSKGCLTKFQDDPEQYAQIKTI; encoded by the coding sequence ATGCCAGACCTTACCACTTTCGCCAAGCACGTGCAGGATGTATTGAGCGACGCCTTTCGAGAACCGCATTGGACGCCAGAGGAATTAGAAAGGTATATGGCCGAAGTCGAATTGCGGCGAGTAGCCTTCGAAAACCTGGCCGATCAGCTAAACCAGACCGTCGTAAGACCTCGGCTGGAGATCCTAGCCAAGCAGTTTCCGAACACCGCGTTGCTGGAAGAGCAACAGTCACACCAGTCGAGTTGCACTTTCGAGTATTGCGACCGATTTCCCGCTTTCGCAACTATCGAATTCTCCATTGAACACGACATGCGATTTGAAACTCTATTCGTGCATTTGCGATGCCGCATTGTACCGGTGTTTGTGAAGTTTGTTGAGCAGGACAACCTGCCGTTGCCATCGGATTCAGTGGAGGAGGAAGAAGTGGCTGACTGGGTGGAAGAACGTCTCTTGGAATTTCTCGATACCTACATGCAACTCGATGCTGAGAGTGATTCAGAAGAGGAGCTGACAACAGATCCTGTTTGTGGAATGAAGATACTCCACTCTGCTGCCGCTGGGACTGAGTCTTACTACGGACATCCCTATTACTTTTGTTCCAAGGGCTGTTTGACAAAGTTTCAAGACGACCCAGAGCAATACGCTCAAATTAAGACAATTTAG
- a CDS encoding periplasmic heavy metal sensor: protein METFAKNIGISRTIVYLVLSLPIVGNMETTSNAKQSEEDHPSHQSHSANESSSPEDDASLLEQFQKLQGKIAALEAALKQNHQATSPPAQGGMSMGNMQNNSEPNMAMMQKGQMATMSDRQSMQSGQGMGMGNMGKGMSGMDAGGMGMMSGMGSMQSGQGMGGMGMGGMGMMGGEGMAMMGRMPGMGQMQMPSALPGFPGASHIYHVGSSNFFLDHMQHIEPSQDQQTKLNQIKQQTLMSQATYDRSIAEAEQDLWGLTSAEFPSAAEIEAKIREIEKLQSDKRIAFIRAVGEAAQVLSDEQRQALVGVLPLEHTTTGNTNQH from the coding sequence ATGGAAACGTTTGCGAAAAACATCGGCATTTCCCGCACAATAGTTTACTTGGTCCTGAGCTTGCCCATAGTCGGCAATATGGAGACAACGAGCAATGCCAAGCAATCGGAAGAAGATCATCCATCTCACCAATCCCATTCTGCAAATGAGTCGTCATCGCCAGAGGATGATGCATCTCTTTTGGAGCAGTTTCAAAAACTACAAGGCAAGATTGCCGCCCTCGAAGCAGCCCTAAAGCAAAACCACCAGGCGACGTCACCTCCCGCCCAAGGTGGAATGTCGATGGGCAATATGCAAAACAATTCCGAGCCGAACATGGCGATGATGCAAAAGGGACAAATGGCAACGATGTCAGACAGACAGTCGATGCAATCAGGCCAAGGGATGGGCATGGGAAACATGGGCAAGGGAATGTCAGGAATGGACGCGGGAGGCATGGGTATGATGTCGGGCATGGGTTCGATGCAGTCCGGCCAAGGCATGGGTGGCATGGGTATGGGCGGCATGGGCATGATGGGAGGCGAAGGGATGGCAATGATGGGTCGCATGCCTGGGATGGGGCAGATGCAAATGCCTTCGGCTCTTCCCGGTTTTCCTGGTGCTTCGCACATCTACCATGTCGGGTCATCAAACTTTTTTCTCGACCACATGCAGCACATCGAACCGTCGCAAGACCAGCAAACTAAACTGAATCAAATCAAGCAACAGACCTTAATGAGTCAAGCCACCTACGACCGTTCGATTGCTGAGGCAGAGCAAGATTTGTGGGGGCTTACCAGCGCGGAATTTCCCAGTGCGGCGGAGATTGAGGCAAAAATCCGCGAGATTGAGAAACTGCAGAGTGACAAGCGGATCGCCTTCATCCGCGCCGTCGGAGAAGCGGCCCAAGTGCTATCAGACGAGCAACGACAAGCTTTGGTTGGGGTATTGCCGTTAGAACATACGACGACGGGCAACACTAACCAGCACTAA
- a CDS encoding glycogen-binding domain-containing protein produces the protein MSKVKAKLTQFSCHAPDASAVFLAGTFNDWQTDATPLANVDQGNWKVQMELAPGHYEYKFFVDGQWCCEPGCQPLEACPKCVSNSFGTMNRFMDIE, from the coding sequence ATGTCGAAAGTAAAAGCAAAACTAACTCAGTTCAGTTGCCATGCACCTGATGCCAGCGCGGTGTTTCTGGCTGGCACATTCAATGACTGGCAAACCGATGCGACTCCATTGGCAAACGTCGACCAAGGCAATTGGAAAGTGCAAATGGAGTTGGCACCTGGTCACTACGAATACAAGTTCTTTGTGGACGGCCAGTGGTGCTGCGAGCCGGGTTGTCAGCCCTTAGAGGCATGTCCGAAATGCGTATCGAATTCCTTCGGCACGATGAACCGATTCATGGACATCGAATAA